A part of Desulfotomaculum nigrificans DSM 574 genomic DNA contains:
- the buk gene encoding butyrate kinase, translated as MLILAINPGSTSTKIASFQAEQCLWKVVINHPDHDLRAFDKISDQYRYRMDAILTTLQEKGCRLDEFSAIVGRGGLLKPLSGGTYLVDEYLVNESHNAPGGEHASNLGAIIAYHLARRVMIPAYIVDPVSVDEMEPVARLSGHPELPRISLSHALNMKAVARKVAKDLGKTYQEVNLVVAHLGGGISVASHRRGKMIDVNNANNERPFSPERSGTLPSAQLVKLCYSGKYTEKELLTSILKEGGLYAYLGTRDTREAERRMNNSDPQARLVLEAMCYQVAKEIGAMSAVLMGEVDRIVLTGGLAYSEFITGEITRRVAFIAPVVVVPGEEEMESLALGALRVLRGEEKALTYNK; from the coding sequence TTGCTGATACTGGCCATCAATCCCGGCTCAACCTCCACCAAAATTGCCTCTTTTCAAGCTGAACAGTGTCTCTGGAAAGTAGTCATTAATCACCCCGATCATGATCTCCGTGCCTTCGACAAGATCAGTGACCAGTACCGCTACCGGATGGATGCTATTCTAACTACCCTTCAGGAAAAAGGATGCCGGTTGGATGAATTCAGTGCCATTGTGGGCCGGGGAGGTCTACTGAAACCCTTGTCCGGTGGCACCTACCTGGTGGATGAATACCTGGTGAACGAATCCCACAACGCCCCCGGCGGTGAACATGCCTCAAACCTGGGTGCCATTATTGCTTATCACCTGGCCCGGAGAGTTATGATCCCGGCTTATATTGTGGACCCGGTGTCTGTGGATGAAATGGAGCCGGTGGCCCGCCTGTCCGGCCACCCGGAGCTACCGCGTATCAGCCTGTCCCACGCCTTAAATATGAAGGCGGTAGCCCGCAAAGTAGCCAAAGACCTGGGTAAAACCTACCAGGAAGTGAACCTGGTGGTGGCCCACCTGGGCGGCGGCATTTCGGTGGCTTCCCACCGCAGGGGAAAAATGATTGACGTGAATAATGCCAATAACGAGAGGCCCTTCTCTCCGGAACGCAGTGGTACCCTGCCGTCAGCCCAGCTAGTTAAGTTATGTTATTCCGGCAAGTATACAGAAAAAGAATTGCTTACCAGCATACTCAAAGAGGGCGGCCTCTATGCTTATCTGGGCACCAGAGATACCCGAGAGGCGGAAAGACGGATGAACAACAGTGACCCTCAGGCACGACTTGTCCTGGAGGCCATGTGCTACCAGGTGGCCAAAGAAATCGGGGCCATGTCTGCCGTCTTAATGGGAGAAGTGGACCGCATTGTCCTAACCGGCGGTCTGGCTTATTCAGAATTTATTACTGGAGAAATTACCCGGCGGGTTGCCTTCATTGCGCCGGTGGTGGTGGTACCTGGTGAAGAAGAAATGGAGTCCCTCGCCCTGGGGGCCCTCAGGGTACTGAGAGGGGAAGAAAAAGCCCTCACCTATAATAAGTAA
- a CDS encoding bifunctional enoyl-CoA hydratase/phosphate acetyltransferase, with product MQFKNFKQVLDVVKELPRVRVSVANAQDEKVLLALKKAVQEGFVEPVLVGSRSEIERVAWDVGFDLKGVDIFEADALVAPELAVKLVRGGNCQVLMKGLVNSSTFLKAVLNGEWGLRTGKILSHMAVYEVPGYDRLLFMTDGGLNISPDIEMKKQICQNAIDFAHSLGITLPKVAILSANEQVSPKMPVTLEAQQLAQMAKKGEITGAVVDGPLALDIAINKEAAEHKGIKSPVAGQADILLVPNIEAGNILGKAIMYFAGGVMAGIILGAAAPVVLSSRADTPQGKLMSLALACLAGHGMNRKDYNFRCEQITG from the coding sequence TTGCAATTTAAGAACTTCAAGCAGGTTTTGGATGTGGTTAAAGAACTACCCAGGGTGCGGGTCAGTGTGGCCAATGCCCAAGATGAAAAGGTACTATTAGCCCTTAAGAAAGCTGTGCAGGAAGGTTTTGTAGAACCTGTACTGGTGGGCTCCCGCAGTGAAATTGAACGGGTGGCCTGGGATGTCGGGTTTGACCTCAAAGGCGTGGATATTTTTGAAGCAGATGCACTGGTAGCCCCCGAACTGGCGGTAAAACTTGTCCGGGGCGGCAACTGCCAGGTGTTGATGAAGGGACTGGTGAACAGCAGTACCTTTCTGAAAGCAGTCCTCAATGGCGAGTGGGGACTACGTACAGGAAAAATCTTAAGCCATATGGCCGTTTATGAAGTGCCGGGTTACGACCGACTGCTCTTTATGACCGACGGCGGGCTGAATATTTCGCCTGATATTGAAATGAAGAAGCAAATCTGCCAGAATGCCATTGATTTTGCCCATTCTCTGGGTATTACCCTACCCAAAGTGGCTATTCTTTCCGCCAATGAACAAGTCAGTCCCAAAATGCCGGTGACCCTGGAGGCCCAGCAGCTGGCCCAGATGGCCAAGAAAGGTGAAATCACCGGTGCCGTAGTTGACGGGCCCCTCGCCCTGGATATTGCCATTAACAAGGAAGCTGCCGAGCACAAAGGCATTAAAAGCCCGGTGGCCGGTCAAGCAGATATTTTGTTGGTTCCCAACATTGAAGCGGGCAATATTCTGGGTAAAGCCATTATGTACTTTGCCGGCGGTGTAATGGCAGGCATCATTCTAGGTGCTGCCGCTCCCGTGGTACTGTCGTCCCGGGCCGACACACCCCAGGGTAAACTAATGTCCCTGGCTCTGGCTTGCCTGGCCGGACACGGCATGAACAGGAAGGATTACAACTTTCGATGCGAACAAATAACCGGATAA
- a CDS encoding ATP-binding protein, protein MRKICHFSGLGTRFFILMLITLFSVADMMIHTFKEQQKAATVHAHMEAMQVVRMVASDHEMLIQETRQLLEMLARLPEVRNMDAADCHQLFTQFLTKQPHYTNIAMLNLKGDIISSALPFTSTFNVAGYAFFQLVLQTGRFSVGEYSIGYITRKPIIHFGYPVKGSDGQLKAILVAAVDLAWLEKKINKVDLPPGSTLSVLDRRGIILARFPDGDKWVGEYVPESTTMKAIRTKAGEGITEGSGLDGITRLYAFKPLGDSHGVYISAGIPKEVVLAQVNHTIIHTYLELGLLLGVIFAGIWLIYHLFILRPVNSLVKMTQQLAAGNMSYRTGLTYKGEFGQLARAFDEMAAAIEMQQHKLLSLIDGLPGIVWLQKPDFTIHFANHNFRQFYGEPANRCCYEIMAGRTEPCENCPTAMVLETRSPFHWEQQFYGDRVYDIYERYFSVDGTPLVLKMGVDITEKKRTQEEMQRLDSLGLLGKMAAGIAHEVRNPLTTVRGFLQLMKGKEDSTKHKEYFQLMIDELDRANSIITEYLSLARKNKTELESNNLNTIIKDIEPLITADAIHMAKNIEVKLTDIPNLLLNRKEINQLILNLVRNGLEAMPEGGTLTVKTFKDGEQVVLAVKDQGPGIKPEVIKKLGTPFVTTKENGTGLGLAVCYGIANRHNATIDVETGPAGTTFNVRFSLS, encoded by the coding sequence ATGCGCAAAATTTGCCATTTTTCTGGTTTAGGAACCCGTTTTTTTATCTTAATGCTCATAACTTTATTTTCAGTTGCCGACATGATGATACACACATTTAAGGAGCAGCAAAAGGCGGCAACTGTTCATGCCCATATGGAGGCAATGCAGGTGGTGCGGATGGTGGCATCCGATCATGAAATGTTAATCCAGGAAACACGTCAGTTGCTGGAAATGCTGGCCCGTCTACCTGAGGTGCGTAATATGGATGCAGCGGACTGCCACCAGCTGTTTACTCAATTCTTAACCAAACAACCGCATTACACAAATATCGCCATGCTTAACCTAAAGGGAGATATTATTAGTAGTGCGTTGCCTTTTACAAGTACCTTTAATGTTGCAGGATATGCATTTTTCCAATTAGTCCTACAAACGGGTAGGTTTTCGGTGGGAGAATACAGTATTGGGTATATCACCCGAAAGCCCATCATTCATTTTGGCTACCCGGTGAAGGGCAGCGACGGTCAACTTAAGGCAATTCTGGTTGCTGCAGTAGACTTGGCCTGGCTGGAAAAAAAGATTAATAAAGTGGATTTACCCCCGGGATCAACTTTAAGTGTGTTAGACCGCCGGGGGATTATACTGGCCCGCTTTCCTGACGGTGACAAATGGGTTGGGGAGTATGTGCCGGAGTCAACCACCATGAAAGCTATTCGGACCAAAGCAGGGGAGGGCATAACTGAGGGGTCCGGTCTTGACGGCATCACGCGGCTCTATGCCTTCAAGCCCTTGGGAGACTCCCACGGGGTTTATATAAGTGCCGGCATTCCTAAGGAAGTTGTTTTAGCCCAAGTTAACCATACAATCATTCACACCTATCTGGAACTGGGGTTATTATTAGGTGTAATTTTCGCTGGTATTTGGTTGATCTACCATCTGTTTATTCTGCGACCGGTGAATTCCCTGGTAAAAATGACCCAGCAACTGGCAGCCGGTAACATGAGCTATCGTACCGGATTAACTTACAAGGGAGAGTTTGGTCAATTGGCCCGGGCCTTTGACGAGATGGCCGCGGCCATAGAAATGCAACAACACAAGCTTTTATCACTTATTGATGGACTACCGGGTATTGTCTGGTTGCAAAAACCGGACTTTACCATTCACTTTGCCAATCATAATTTTCGTCAGTTTTACGGTGAACCGGCCAATCGGTGCTGTTATGAGATTATGGCGGGAAGAACAGAACCCTGTGAAAACTGCCCCACAGCTATGGTGTTAGAAACCAGAAGTCCTTTTCATTGGGAACAGCAATTTTACGGGGACCGGGTATATGACATCTACGAACGTTATTTTTCTGTGGATGGTACCCCGCTGGTTTTAAAAATGGGAGTGGACATTACCGAGAAAAAACGTACCCAGGAGGAAATGCAAAGACTGGACAGCTTAGGTCTATTGGGAAAAATGGCTGCCGGCATTGCCCATGAAGTAAGAAATCCTCTGACCACCGTGCGTGGTTTTCTGCAATTAATGAAGGGAAAAGAGGATAGTACTAAGCACAAGGAATACTTTCAGTTGATGATTGACGAGTTAGACCGGGCCAATTCCATTATCACTGAGTATCTTTCCCTGGCCAGAAAGAACAAGACCGAGTTAGAATCAAATAATTTGAATACTATAATTAAAGATATAGAGCCATTAATTACGGCCGATGCCATCCATATGGCCAAGAATATAGAAGTGAAACTGACTGATATTCCTAATCTGTTGCTTAACCGGAAAGAAATTAACCAGTTGATCCTTAACCTGGTTCGTAACGGCCTGGAGGCTATGCCAGAGGGTGGCACCTTGACAGTTAAAACCTTTAAGGACGGGGAACAGGTGGTTTTAGCAGTAAAGGATCAAGGGCCAGGAATTAAACCAGAGGTAATTAAAAAATTAGGTACTCCTTTTGTTACCACCAAGGAAAACGGCACCGGTCTTGGTTTGGCTGTTTGTTACGGGATTGCTAATCGTCACAACGCTACTATTGATGTAGAGACTGGTCCGGCGGGAACTACTTTCAACGTTAGGTTCAGTCTGTCTTGA
- a CDS encoding copper amine oxidase N-terminal domain-containing protein has translation MSKRLLVLLIVLAATLLSLSLPLAFNAEAGVIPKVIVDEGFADGYPDYMHFDVPPIMENGRTLIPLRALCEQLNYQVFWDSASQKIEISKATRHIVLKIGDPVARVNNLPLPLDLPPREMGGVTFVPLRFVTEVLGKNVYYSADFLDEPTIWVTTFSLLKPEDVIYLEQEDPNFMPDPADESGLSLVMKSNGETPRGIRLGDTLQKVYQTYGMPQNDDIDINGTGTITYWSPFAPHSGFVWSMIFTFDQGILTDVTVWLPN, from the coding sequence GTGAGTAAACGGTTGCTGGTCTTACTTATTGTCCTTGCGGCAACCCTATTAAGTTTAAGCCTGCCTTTAGCATTTAATGCAGAGGCCGGTGTTATTCCTAAGGTGATTGTCGATGAAGGCTTTGCGGATGGATATCCTGATTATATGCATTTTGATGTCCCCCCGATCATGGAAAATGGGCGCACCCTGATTCCCCTCAGGGCCCTGTGTGAACAATTAAATTACCAGGTTTTCTGGGACAGTGCCAGCCAGAAGATAGAAATATCTAAGGCCACCCGGCATATTGTGTTAAAAATTGGTGACCCCGTGGCCCGGGTGAATAATCTCCCCCTACCACTGGATTTACCGCCAAGGGAAATGGGTGGGGTTACCTTTGTACCTCTGCGGTTTGTCACCGAAGTACTGGGAAAAAATGTTTATTACTCGGCTGATTTTTTGGACGAACCAACCATCTGGGTCACCACTTTTTCCTTGCTTAAACCGGAGGATGTCATATACCTGGAGCAAGAAGACCCTAACTTTATGCCCGACCCAGCAGATGAATCCGGGTTGTCCCTGGTGATGAAGTCAAACGGGGAAACGCCCAGGGGTATCCGGTTAGGGGATACCCTGCAAAAGGTTTATCAGACTTACGGTATGCCCCAAAATGATGATATTGATATTAACGGCACAGGCACCATCACCTACTGGTCACCGTTCGCTCCCCATTCAGGTTTTGTTTGGAGTATGATTTTTACCTTTGATCAGGGGATCTTGACCGATGTAACAGTTTGGCTGCCGAACTAA
- the namA gene encoding NADPH dehydrogenase NamA, producing the protein MLFSDFTVKNLTLKNRIVMPPMCMYRADKEALANDWHFIHYATRAIGQVGLIIMEATGVEDRGRITSRDLGLWHDGQVAGIKRIVDAVHANGSKIAIQLNHAGRKSEVEYLDPVGPSAIAYSDKYRTPRELSRDEIKEIVGLFAAAARRAVTAGFDAIEIHGAHGYLISEFLSPLTNKRQDEYGGSPENRVRFLGEVLKAVKGVLPNDMPLIVRVSAHDIEPGGNTPEDMAQMLNLVKDIGIDLVNVSSGGVTPVAPKSYPSYQIPYAITIKEKTGLPVIGGGLVNDPLQAEQIVKSGVDLVYIGRELLRNPYWPLHAAFILREDITWPEPYLRSKLV; encoded by the coding sequence ATGCTGTTTTCAGATTTTACAGTGAAAAACCTGACTCTCAAGAACCGCATTGTCATGCCCCCCATGTGTATGTACCGGGCGGACAAAGAAGCGCTGGCCAATGATTGGCATTTTATTCACTATGCTACCAGGGCCATTGGCCAGGTAGGACTGATCATCATGGAAGCCACCGGGGTAGAGGACCGGGGACGCATAACATCCCGGGATTTGGGTCTCTGGCATGACGGGCAGGTGGCGGGTATTAAAAGAATTGTTGACGCCGTCCATGCCAACGGCAGTAAAATAGCCATTCAGCTAAATCACGCCGGCCGTAAAAGTGAAGTGGAGTATTTAGATCCGGTGGGCCCTTCAGCCATTGCTTACAGCGACAAGTACCGTACTCCCAGGGAACTGAGCAGGGATGAAATTAAAGAAATTGTCGGTCTCTTTGCGGCGGCTGCCCGACGGGCCGTGACTGCAGGTTTTGATGCCATTGAGATCCACGGCGCCCACGGTTATTTAATCAGTGAATTTTTATCTCCTTTAACGAATAAGCGTCAGGATGAATACGGCGGTAGCCCGGAGAACCGGGTACGGTTTTTGGGGGAAGTATTAAAAGCAGTAAAAGGGGTGCTGCCTAATGACATGCCTCTGATAGTGCGGGTTTCCGCCCATGACATTGAACCCGGCGGCAATACCCCGGAGGATATGGCTCAAATGCTTAACTTGGTGAAGGATATCGGTATTGATCTGGTGAATGTCAGCTCCGGTGGGGTGACCCCGGTGGCGCCCAAGAGCTATCCCAGCTATCAAATCCCCTATGCCATTACCATTAAAGAAAAAACCGGCTTACCTGTAATAGGTGGCGGGTTAGTGAACGACCCGCTGCAGGCGGAACAAATAGTTAAATCCGGCGTTGACCTGGTCTACATCGGCCGGGAATTGTTAAGAAACCCCTACTGGCCGCTGCATGCTGCCTTTATCCTGCGAGAAGATATAACCTGGCCGGAGCCATATTTACGTTCTAAGCTGGTGTGA
- a CDS encoding ADP-ribosylglycohydrolase family protein, protein MLLKDRIIGGLLGVVVGDALGLPVQFLSRAEVRQQPVTGMTGYGTLPPGTWSDDSSLTLCLAESLCEVGYDPQDISCRFVRWYRDGYWTPFGRAFDIGRATSQAMERLIQGVPPLEAGPAGERHNGNGSLMRILPAALYFANAPVEEMLAKTCEVSRITHGHPRSQLACCIYALMVKELLAGKDPATAYEDMRRIKGQLQRSLLAPEIVSFERVLNGRLIGLPEDEIKSSGYVVDTLEAALWCLLNQNDFRHTLLAAVNLGEDTDTVGAVTGGLAGVYYGYREIPPEWLKPLVHRDEIEGLARRFYQCIPKLFE, encoded by the coding sequence TTGCTGTTAAAAGACAGGATTATAGGCGGTTTGCTGGGGGTAGTGGTGGGAGATGCCCTGGGACTACCGGTGCAGTTTCTTAGCCGGGCGGAGGTAAGGCAGCAGCCTGTTACAGGTATGACCGGTTATGGTACCTTACCACCCGGTACTTGGTCGGATGACAGTTCGCTGACTTTATGCTTGGCAGAGAGTCTGTGTGAGGTAGGCTATGACCCTCAGGATATAAGCTGCCGATTTGTGCGCTGGTATCGGGATGGTTACTGGACCCCCTTTGGCCGGGCCTTTGATATTGGCCGGGCTACCAGCCAGGCAATGGAACGGTTAATCCAGGGGGTGCCCCCTTTGGAGGCAGGTCCGGCGGGGGAGCGGCATAACGGTAACGGGTCGCTAATGCGGATTTTACCGGCAGCCCTATATTTTGCCAATGCACCGGTGGAGGAAATGCTGGCCAAAACCTGTGAAGTATCACGAATCACCCATGGGCACCCGCGCAGCCAGTTAGCCTGTTGTATCTATGCCCTGATGGTCAAGGAATTACTGGCCGGTAAAGACCCGGCCACCGCCTACGAAGATATGCGGCGGATAAAAGGTCAACTGCAGAGATCGCTCCTGGCCCCGGAAATTGTCAGTTTTGAGCGGGTGTTAAACGGCCGGTTAATCGGGTTGCCAGAGGATGAAATTAAATCCAGCGGTTATGTGGTGGATACACTGGAGGCCGCTCTGTGGTGTCTTTTGAACCAGAACGACTTTCGACATACCCTGCTGGCGGCCGTCAACCTGGGAGAGGACACCGATACCGTTGGAGCGGTAACCGGCGGTTTGGCCGGAGTGTATTATGGTTACCGAGAGATACCACCGGAGTGGCTAAAACCTTTGGTGCACCGGGATGAGATTGAAGGGCTGGCCAGGCGTTTCTACCAGTGTATCCCTAAATTGTTTGAATGA
- a CDS encoding YwiC-like family protein, whose protein sequence is MKLLMPREHGAWAMLAVPFIIGGAVYGFNWWHIPLFLGWFSLYLCSYPLMMTVRQPKNNVHYLKWLVIYALAAGAWLTGPLLRYPGILWLVPLILPLLLINVYYARRRQERALFNDFCAVAELSLGGVASSYIGAGGVWTEKSWLVYLICILFFMGSVFFVKTMIREKNNRQFRYLSWSYHVLLTVLPLLLTGGLPLTLAFLPSMGRAICYGGRDLTPLRIGQIEIVNSLWFTIWIVAWLISIG, encoded by the coding sequence ATGAAGTTATTAATGCCCCGAGAACACGGCGCCTGGGCTATGCTGGCGGTGCCCTTTATCATTGGCGGGGCGGTGTATGGGTTCAATTGGTGGCACATACCTTTGTTTTTGGGCTGGTTTTCTCTCTATCTATGCTCCTACCCCTTAATGATGACGGTACGTCAGCCTAAAAACAATGTACATTATCTAAAATGGTTAGTTATTTATGCCTTAGCTGCCGGGGCCTGGCTTACGGGACCGCTACTTCGTTATCCAGGTATTCTGTGGCTGGTGCCGCTAATCCTGCCGTTACTACTGATAAATGTTTATTATGCCCGGCGCAGGCAGGAGCGGGCTCTCTTTAATGATTTCTGTGCCGTAGCCGAGCTGTCCTTGGGAGGTGTGGCCAGCAGCTACATTGGGGCGGGGGGTGTTTGGACGGAAAAATCCTGGCTGGTCTATTTAATTTGTATCCTGTTCTTTATGGGCAGTGTGTTTTTTGTAAAAACCATGATCCGGGAAAAAAACAACCGGCAATTCCGTTATCTGTCCTGGAGCTACCATGTCTTGTTAACGGTGTTACCATTATTGTTAACCGGTGGTTTACCCCTAACCCTGGCCTTTCTGCCCAGCATGGGACGGGCCATCTGTTACGGCGGCCGGGATCTAACCCCACTACGGATAGGCCAGATAGAAATAGTTAATTCCCTCTGGTTTACCATATGGATAGTAGCCTGGCTGATTAGTATCGGTTAA
- a CDS encoding SIR2 family NAD-dependent protein deacylase, with amino-acid sequence MKENELSYQARVHHLVQLIKESGKTVALTGAGASTESGIPDFRSQDSGLWNQVDPQKSVSIRALKKDPQSFYRFNFQWWDVCLQAKPNACHHSLARLEEQGWLLGVITQNIDGLHQRAGSQRVWEVHGHLRSCHCLHCGRMFDLARLKVEYHCTCGGLLRPDVVLFGDAMPEDYYTAEQVLSGCQLLLVIGSSLQVQPVAGLPRLARRVVIINHDPTPWDESAELVFRESAGQVLADVVKQLGNNTGPYYTG; translated from the coding sequence GTGAAAGAGAATGAGTTAAGCTACCAGGCGAGAGTTCACCACCTGGTGCAATTAATCAAAGAATCGGGCAAAACCGTGGCCTTGACCGGTGCCGGAGCCAGCACTGAGAGCGGTATCCCGGATTTTCGTAGTCAAGACAGCGGCCTATGGAATCAAGTTGACCCGCAAAAGAGCGTCAGTATCCGAGCTTTGAAAAAAGACCCTCAATCATTTTACCGGTTTAACTTTCAATGGTGGGATGTTTGTTTACAGGCCAAACCCAACGCCTGCCACCATAGTTTAGCCAGACTGGAGGAGCAGGGCTGGCTCTTAGGGGTGATTACACAAAATATTGATGGTCTGCACCAGCGGGCCGGATCCCAGCGGGTGTGGGAAGTGCACGGACACCTGCGCTCCTGCCATTGCCTGCATTGCGGTCGCATGTTTGATTTGGCCCGGCTAAAGGTAGAATATCACTGTACCTGCGGAGGATTGCTGCGGCCTGATGTGGTACTCTTCGGCGATGCCATGCCGGAGGATTATTATACCGCCGAACAGGTGCTGTCCGGCTGCCAGTTGTTACTGGTCATAGGTTCCAGCCTGCAGGTGCAGCCGGTGGCTGGGTTACCTCGCCTGGCTCGCCGGGTGGTGATCATTAACCACGACCCCACACCCTGGGATGAGTCCGCTGAGCTGGTGTTCCGGGAGTCCGCCGGTCAGGTACTGGCGGATGTGGTTAAACAGCTTGGTAACAACACTGGCCCCTATTACACCGGGTAA
- the truA gene encoding tRNA pseudouridine(38-40) synthase TruA translates to MRNIKLTIQYDGSRYRGWQRLGDTDVTIQGKIEAVLSRMTGEEIEIFGSGRTDTGVHALAQVANFKTNSNMSTGEIMDYLYHYLPEDIVVTRVEEVSDRFHARYNVKSKKYLYKIWNHKYHDPFRRKFVHHVPEPLQIKAMQKAAAFLIGEHDFASFRASKSKKKSSVKTIYAIDIVKKDPLIKITVHGNGFLHNMVRIIVGTLVEVGLGHMRPEQVKEILSKKDRSAAGPTAPAKGLYLLEVEY, encoded by the coding sequence GTGAGGAATATCAAGCTGACCATACAATATGATGGTTCCCGGTATAGGGGGTGGCAGCGGCTGGGGGATACGGATGTGACCATCCAGGGAAAGATTGAAGCCGTACTGTCCAGGATGACCGGTGAGGAAATTGAAATATTTGGCTCCGGACGCACCGATACGGGGGTACACGCGCTGGCCCAGGTGGCCAATTTTAAGACTAACAGTAACATGTCCACCGGCGAAATTATGGACTATCTGTATCATTACCTACCGGAAGATATCGTGGTTACCAGGGTGGAGGAAGTATCTGATAGGTTTCACGCCCGGTACAATGTTAAATCTAAAAAATACCTATATAAAATATGGAATCATAAATACCATGACCCATTTCGGAGAAAGTTTGTACATCATGTACCGGAGCCTTTACAGATTAAGGCCATGCAAAAGGCTGCCGCTTTTCTCATTGGTGAACATGATTTTGCCAGTTTCCGGGCGTCTAAATCCAAGAAGAAATCCAGCGTTAAGACCATTTACGCCATTGACATTGTAAAAAAGGATCCGCTGATTAAAATTACGGTGCATGGCAACGGGTTTTTACATAACATGGTGCGCATTATTGTGGGCACCCTGGTGGAGGTGGGGCTGGGCCACATGAGACCGGAGCAGGTGAAGGAGATTTTATCTAAAAAAGATCGCAGCGCTGCCGGCCCCACTGCCCCGGCTAAGGGATTATATTTACTGGAAGTCGAATATTAA
- a CDS encoding YkyB family protein — MIQYRSWAEVPAYLKTKMKLEKLGLMPKYIDSPDAAIVVYDRHGYKRYYLYDIDRCIPIPNYTAPSADAENIEMTTENLAEALYVVNKFAKKMRDQKKYNYDAGQHDMVKQSRIKEQELYDLKEKVLSKMLAEERARILGIHKQTVENKQGELWENHLLLIAAGDYDFHRPARAKDIDKYPYLGEIDIIPADKKRATKLLFAESFKLLQKYLEN; from the coding sequence ATGATACAGTACAGAAGTTGGGCAGAAGTTCCCGCCTACCTGAAAACAAAAATGAAACTGGAAAAACTGGGCCTAATGCCTAAATATATTGATTCCCCGGATGCCGCCATTGTGGTTTATGACCGTCACGGTTATAAGCGCTACTACCTGTATGATATAGACCGGTGTATTCCCATACCCAATTATACTGCTCCCTCAGCTGATGCAGAGAATATTGAGATGACCACGGAAAATTTAGCCGAGGCCCTTTATGTGGTAAATAAATTTGCCAAAAAGATGCGGGATCAAAAGAAATATAATTACGATGCAGGCCAGCATGATATGGTCAAGCAGTCTAGAATAAAAGAGCAGGAGTTATATGATTTAAAGGAAAAAGTATTATCCAAAATGCTGGCCGAAGAGCGAGCCAGAATACTGGGGATTCATAAACAAACAGTGGAAAACAAACAGGGTGAACTGTGGGAAAATCACCTTTTATTAATTGCGGCAGGGGATTACGACTTCCACCGCCCGGCCAGGGCCAAAGACATTGACAAGTATCCTTACCTGGGTGAAATAGACATTATCCCCGCCGATAAAAAGAGGGCTACCAAATTACTGTTTGCTGAATCATTTAAGCTGCTGCAAAAGTACTTAGAAAACTAA